In Asticcacaulis sp. SL142, the sequence ACGCTGCGCTTCTTGAGCGCGAAAAAAAATCCCCGGAAGGTTGTTGAGACCATCCGGGGCTACAGCAATTTGGCGAATTGCAGCTATAAATTTTAAGTGCCGGTCTGATACGCGACCGGCCAATGACCGGCGAATAACCGAAGATTACTAAAACTACTTGTAAGACTGGAACTTCTCAACCGCCGCCGTCATGCGGGCGTTGATCGGCTTGAAGGTGTCTTTGAACGAGGCCGACAGGGTTTCAGAAATCGTATTCATTTCCGACACATAGGCTTCGATCGACGACTTGGCCCAGGACGATTGCAGTTCAATCACTTCCTGTACGCTCTTGGCGGTCGACAGGCTCTTGCCCGCTGCAACTGCGTCTTCCCAGTTCTTTTTGGCGAAAGCGGCGGTTTGGGCGCCAACGGTTTCAACACCCTTGGTCGCGGCCGTCATGCTCTCGATGACCGCTTCAATGTTGCCCTTGGACAGGCTGTTGACTTCGTTGAGCATACCCAACGACTTTTCAACGCCGTCTTTGAAGGCTTGGTTGCCGGCAACCGAGGCGCGCTCGACGGTTGATTTGAAAGCTTCTGTACCCGTATCCATGTCAAATATCTCCCTATTTGATGCTAAAGGACTCTTGGTCGAGTCTCAGTCTTATTGGCGAAAAAATATCGCCATAAGTGCAAAACCACTCAGAAACACAACCATTGAAAGCATTTATAACGCAAGCGCACACCGATGTCAAACATTATTGTGCAGTGCACAAAATTCTACGTACGCAAATACCGCCGGTTACCTCACTCAGGATTCCCCCATTGCGGGAGGCCCCTTTATAACCAGCCAAAAGACGCGGCTTAATGCCAAAGGTAGGATTTGTAAAAAATTTAATCTGTAAGCGTTTTACGACACGACGCGGCTTAAACTACGTCACAGCTTATATATTAGCGCGACTCACGCCGGATAAGCCTGATCCTGCGCGTTAAGGGTTTGTAAGCCATAACGGCGTTTTATAGTAAGCTTATTTAACGGCGGCGCGTACCTCCGCTACATTTTGGGCTCAATTGCGCGTTATCGTGACCATATAGTTACAGGTAGTAAGTTGATAGTTACAGGTAGTAAGTTGACTAATCCGCCCCAGCCTGTTGAATTAAGCTTAACCGTGTGGCGGATGGGATCGGGAATCGTGACACGCCTTACCCAAGGTATGATTTCCCGATGCTGACTTAAGTTTTTTAATCAGTGCCCGATTTTTTTATAAAAAAGGCACAAGGTTGTGGCGTAAATCTAGTAAATAAGGAGCTTGGCCCGTTGCGTATCCTCCCCTCAGCCAAGACGCGAATGTCTCTTGAACGCATTTCGCGTAAAACTGCCGTACCGGCCTCAAAAGCCCGTGCGATTGCTGTAGCACGTCCCCAGCGCACCGCGCTGTCCGCGCTGATCGCGACCCTTATTTGCCTGATGATGGTGATCGGTTTTGCCACCGCCGCACGAGCTCAGGACTTGTCCGAACAAAGCGCGCGTTATGCCGCCATTGTCGTCGATGCCCAATCCGGTGAAGTCTTTTACGCCAGCCGCGCCGATAGTCAGCGCTACCCCGCCTCCCTCACCAAGATCATGACACTCTATATGGCATTTGAAGCCATCTCGATGGGTGAGTTAAAGCCCACCGACCTGATCACCATGTCGCCGCACGCCGCCTCCATGCAGCCGGTCAAGGTCTGGCTGAAAGCTGGCGAGACTATTGACGTCGATTCGGCCATGAAGCTGGTCGCCCTCTATTCCGCCAACGATCTGGCTGCGGCGCTTGGTGAAAAGATCGGCGGCACCGAAGCGCGGTTTGGGGCCTTGATGACCCTCCGCGCTAAGGAACTGGGCATGACCCAGACCAATTTCGTCAATGCGTCGGGTCTGCCCGATAACCGTCAGGTGTCTTCTGCCCGCGACTTCGCCATTCTGGCGCGCGCGGTGATGCGCGACTACCCGCAATATTATGAATATTTCCACATCAAGAACTACACCTGGCGCGGTAAGACCTATCATAACCACAATCCGCTGCTGGCCATGTCCGGTGTCGATGGCATGAAGACCGGCGTGACCAATGCCGCCGGCTACAATCTGGTCGCTTCTCAGGTCAAGGGCAACCGCCGCCTGATCGCCGTCATGTTGGGCGGCGACAACAAATCCCAGCGCCGTGAGCACGTCACCGCCCTGCTCAACACCGGTTTTGACGTCATCGCCCGCCGCAATAAGGGTGAAGAAATCCTTGTGGCTCAAACGGCCTTTACGCAGTCTTTTGGATCGGCCTCGGCATCGCCCTACACCGTTCTGGCCCGCAACGATCAACTGATGAGCGACGCCCAGTTACGCGACGCCCTGCAAGGGTCGGAAATGGCCAATTTGTCCGAAGACGTGCAGCGCCTAAGCTCCACCGCCAATGCTCCGGCTGTGGCCAAAGCGCTGGCGGAGGCCAAGGCCAAACCGGCGGCCAAGAAAACCGCGACCAAGGCCAAGAAAAAAGACCCTGACGCCATCTGGGCCATTCAGGTCGGCGCCTTTAAGCAAAAGTCACTGGCTCAGGACTGGACTAAGGATTTGAAAAAGCGCTTCAAATCCAATCTGGCCGAGGCTGTGTCTGACGTCAGCCGTAACGCCAACGGCTGGTATCGCACCCGCTTTGTTGAGATGACCAAGGCGCAGGCCCAGAAAGCCTGTAAGGCGATTGAGGCCAAGCGGCTCGATTGCATGGTGGTCAAATCTTGATCATAAAAAAGCGCTTTGCCCCAAGACTGTGGTTGAAGCGCTTTTTTTATGCCGCCTGATCGTTAGCAGCGCGGCTTAAGGCCCGTTTGGCGGTGCCGCCCATAGCTTTCAGCCAGCCTGATGCCGACACCTCACAGGCCTGAATAATATTAAAGCGGCGGCGCAGGCTCAGGCGCACGCTTTTCGCCTGACTTTTCAACATCGGCAGGGCCTCGACCAGACTATCCAGAATAAGCTCGCCCACGCTCGGTACTGACGACACAACCCCTTCAAGGCATGCCGTCTCCGGCGTCGTCAGAACGTGCTTATACTGCTCGCCGCCACAGCCGAAATCGACCCGCTTCACCCCCAGCGCCTCAACGTGCTGCATGATGCGCATAGAGAGCAGAATGCCGGGGCTATAGCGGCCATAGCTTTCCGCATAGGCCGGGAACCAGAAATGCAGA encodes:
- a CDS encoding phasin family protein, translated to MDTGTEAFKSTVERASVAGNQAFKDGVEKSLGMLNEVNSLSKGNIEAVIESMTAATKGVETVGAQTAAFAKKNWEDAVAAGKSLSTAKSVQEVIELQSSWAKSSIEAYVSEMNTISETLSASFKDTFKPINARMTAAVEKFQSYK
- a CDS encoding D-alanyl-D-alanine carboxypeptidase; the protein is MSLERISRKTAVPASKARAIAVARPQRTALSALIATLICLMMVIGFATAARAQDLSEQSARYAAIVVDAQSGEVFYASRADSQRYPASLTKIMTLYMAFEAISMGELKPTDLITMSPHAASMQPVKVWLKAGETIDVDSAMKLVALYSANDLAAALGEKIGGTEARFGALMTLRAKELGMTQTNFVNASGLPDNRQVSSARDFAILARAVMRDYPQYYEYFHIKNYTWRGKTYHNHNPLLAMSGVDGMKTGVTNAAGYNLVASQVKGNRRLIAVMLGGDNKSQRREHVTALLNTGFDVIARRNKGEEILVAQTAFTQSFGSASASPYTVLARNDQLMSDAQLRDALQGSEMANLSEDVQRLSSTANAPAVAKALAEAKAKPAAKKTATKAKKKDPDAIWAIQVGAFKQKSLAQDWTKDLKKRFKSNLAEAVSDVSRNANGWYRTRFVEMTKAQAQKACKAIEAKRLDCMVVKS